The Apis cerana isolate GH-2021 linkage group LG12, AcerK_1.0, whole genome shotgun sequence genome window below encodes:
- the LOC107995522 gene encoding uncharacterized protein LOC107995522 has protein sequence MSSLIVMHNSQIMLLEMAVKNLYMPWTNVFDAALMKKTVIMFRLLDEEWTTLSPNRSDYHSYRGSNYENEKFYGGRSVLFSVPESMLEENMSGVDLQIYVYKGISKYFELESRRNFGFTLVRMDDLFNGIIKDLSERKELEGYFSNDLEREPISRSTQGKFNLFDESLDKTEATIELYIRISYLGKCIITEIHSPMSIQKAFYAREETDEHYRYQFRELNTMDLESFCWGSLTIIPPLHPDNLICRCVRVEKPVEEATQTKKKKKRKRDELDFYGKMARAQELLAKMKEMRKNRPDSIAHGVAKKVCPPPVCPTVCTPVCVYTLPSICPSPCQPSTVYCMPSLASPCTPSCR, from the exons ATGTCCTCTTTGATTGTAATGCACAATTCGCAGATCATGTTGTTGGAAATGGCTGTAAAAAAT CTCTACATGCCATGGACCAACGTGTTCGACGCAGCCCTGATGAAGAAAACCGTGATAATGTTTCGATTGTTGGACGAGGAATGGACAACGTTGTCCCCGAATCGATCCGACTACCATTCTTATCGTGGCTCCAATTACGAGAACGAGAAATTCTACGGAGGCAGATCCGTCCTGTTCTCCGTCCCGGAATCCATGCTCGAGGAGAATATGTCGGGGGTGGATCTGCAGATTTACGTGTACAAGGGCATATCCAAGTATTTCGAGCTCGAGTCGCGCCGCAATTTCGGATTCACTCTCGTAAGGATGGACGACCTGTTTAACGGAATTATCAAGGACCTCAGCGAGAGGAAGGAGCTCGAGGGTTATTTTTCCAACGATTTGGAGCGGGAACCCATATCAAG ATCGACGCAAGGCAAGTTCAACCTGTTCGACGAGAGTTTGGACAAGACCGAGGCGACGATCGAGCTCTACATACGCATCAGCTACCTGGGCAAATGCATCATAACCGAGATACACTCCCCGATGAGCATACAGAAGGCGTTCTACGCGCGCGAGGAGACGGACGAGCATTACAGATACCAATTCCGGGAGTTGAACACGATGGACCTCGAATCGTTCTGTTGGGGAAGCTTGACCATCATCCCTCCCCTCCATCCGGACAATTTGATCTGCCGTTGCGTGCGGGTCGAGAAGCCCGTGGAGGAGGCGACgcaaacgaagaagaagaagaaacggaaGCGCGACGAGCTCGATTTCTATGGAAAGATGGCACGCGCCCAAGAGTTGTTGGCCAAGATGAAGGAGATGAGGAAAAATCGTCCCGATTCCATAGCGCACGGGGTGGCGAAGAAAGTTTGCCCACCGCCTGTCTGCCCGACCGTGTGCACCCCTGTCTGCGTTTACACTCTCCCATCCATTTGTCCCAGTCCCTGTCAACCGTCCACCGTTTACTGTATGCCTTCCCTCGCCTCTCCTTGCACGCCTTCCTGTAGgtga